In Rattus norvegicus strain BN/NHsdMcwi chromosome 1, GRCr8, whole genome shotgun sequence, a genomic segment contains:
- the Or51b4 gene encoding olfactory receptor Olr130, whose product MWSNNSDAPFLLTGFLGLEMIHHWISIPFFVIYFSIILGNGTLLFIIWNDHSLHEPMYYFLAVLASTDLGMTLTTMPTVLGVLVLNQREIAHGACFIQSYFIHSLAIVESGVLLAMSYDRFVAICTPLHYNSILTNSRVMKMALGLLLRGFVSIVPPILPLFWFPYCHSHVLSHAFCLHQDVMKLACADITFNRIYPVVLVALTFFLDALIIVFSYVLILKTVMGIASGEERAKALNTCVSHISCVLVFYITVIGLTFIHRFGKHAPHVVHITMSYVYFLFPPFMNPIIYSIKTKQIQRSILRLLCV is encoded by the coding sequence ATGTGGTCCAACAACAGTGATGCTCCTTTCCTACTGACTGGCTTTCTGGGCTTGGAAATGATTCACCACTGGATCTCTATTCCTTTTTTTGTCATCTACTTCTCCATTATTTTAGGGAATGGTACCCTTCTCTTCATCATTTGGAATGACCACAGCCTTCATGAGCCCATGTACTACTTCTTGGCTGTGCTGGCAAGTACAGACCTTGGGATGACACTAACGACGATGCCCACAGTGCTGGGTGTTCTGGTGCTGAACCAGAGGGAGATTGCACACGGAGCCTGTTTCATTCAGTCCTACTTCATCCATTCCCTAGCCATTGTAGAATCAGGGGTCTTGCTTGCCATGTCTTATGATCGATTTGTGGCCATCTGTACCCCTCTGCATTATAACTCTATCCTTACCAATTCTAGGGTGATGAAGATGGCGCTGGGGTTACTGCTCAGAGGTTTTGTATCTATTGTGCCCCCAATTCTACCTCTCTTTTGGTTCCCATACTGCCATTCCCATGTCCTTTCTCATGCCTTCTGCCTCCACCAAGATGTCATGAAACTCGCATGTGCTGACATTACCTTTAACCGAATATACCCAGTTGTTTTGgttgccctgactttcttccttgaTGCACTCATCATTGTCTTTTCCTATGTCCTTATTCTGAAGACAGTTATGGGCATCGCCTCTGGAGAGGAGAGAGCAAAGGCTCTCAACACTTGTGTCTCCCACATTAGCTGTGTCCTGGTCTTTTACATCACAGTGATTGGCCTGACCTTCATTCACAGGTTTGGAAAGCATGCCCCCCATGTGGTGCACATCACCATGAGCTATGTctactttctctttcctccatttATGAACCCCATCATTTATAGCATCAAGACCAAGCAGATTCAGAGGAGCATTCTCCGTCTACTCTGTGTATAA